The Lates calcarifer isolate ASB-BC8 linkage group LG6, TLL_Latcal_v3, whole genome shotgun sequence genome includes a region encoding these proteins:
- the tpk2 gene encoding thiamin pyrophosphokinase 2, which produces MANPAWSEKILQLLRRMNNFYLQGSCRADCYRFEIDGTQVGWISPHVASVLTRYPDVFSPPHGGAVSLCPGLDSYGKRSEAVDAVLQTLRQEGSLSCLKGWRDEKYSVMPKFSDPPLMWMERAATSLFGVKRYGVHVNGYTVSDTGEVSMWLARRSPTKQTYPGLLDNVAAGGLSAGVGIKHTLVKECQEEACIPAATAEKASPVTTVSYTYEDEEGVFPEGQFIFDLELPPKFKPRVGDGEVQHFYLLPIDKVKELLATDDFKPNSAMVVLDFLIRHSYIEPDTEPCYQEFVAGLHQTL; this is translated from the exons ATGGCTAACCCTGCCTGGTCAGAAAAAATACTCCAACTTCTGCGCCGAATGAATAACTTTTATTTACAAG GCTCTTGTCGTGCTGACTGCTACAGGTTTGAGATAGACGGAACACAGGTTGGCTGGATTTCTCCTCATGTAGCCTCAGTATTGACACGCTATCCAGACGTGTTTAGTCCGCCACATGGTGGCGCAGTATCACTGTGTCCCGGTCTGGACTCATACGGGAAGAGATCTGAGGCTGTGGACGCTGTCCTGCAAACTCTCAGACAGGAGGGCTCCCTGTCCTGCCTTAAAGGATGGAGAGACGAG AAGTACAGTGTAATGCCAAAATTCTCAGACCCTCCTTTGATGTGGATGGAAAGAGCAGCTACAA GTCTTTTTGGGGTTAAGCGGTATGGAGTACATGTCAATGGTTACACTGTCAGCGACACTGGGGAAGTCAGCATGTGGCTGGCACGACGCTCCCCAACTAAGCAGACATACCCTGGACTCCTGGACAACGTG GCTGCAGGTGGTCTGTCTGCTGGTGTTGGCATCAAACACACTCTGGTAAAAGAGTGTCAGGAGGAAGCATGTATCCCAGCAGCCACTGCTGAGAAGGCTTCTCCTGTAACCACAGTAAG CTATACCTATGAGGATGAAGAGGGGGTGTTTCCAGAAGGTCAATTTATCTTTGATTTGGAGCTTCCTCCCAAGTTCAAACCAAGAGTAGGCGATGGAGAGGTGCAACATTTCTACCTCCTGCCCATTGATAAG GTGAAGGAACTGCTGGCCACTGATGATTTCAAACCCAACTCTGCAATGGTGGTCTTGGACTTCCTCATTAGACACTCGTATATTGAGCCTGACACAG AGCCATGCTATCAGGAATTTGTGGCAGGACTCCATCAAACTTTATAG
- the LOC108900453 gene encoding targeting protein for Xklp2 isoform X2, translating into MAESDSGGTFDRYEFDAPSHIVDLNQLETADNDDEWFEQQAGGADCDLNTPSGPDCSFVKSDSPNVPRGQVETDVATGPDTSTSPPPNIVTSWAAETESQTDPQPRLRSANQPPAQPRRVSKRKGSTCGSAPPPTTAPPSKKHRRSPVAQLIRKSRTILRRSGGLNAMSAPKTQEAASDTANAGPCSSEEQELERIRNLQKKVALHRKKNETSYKAALAGKPPPKKTALSTTVPKEFHFNTDGRMKVTTSSSTAHKEVDFINQLRKPSSPVKAKKGATVPKPFNLSTGSKRKLEGPDVYVPMAQQIEQFQKRTPDRYHLRSRCSLERGPSPVKGDHLKLTQPHTPHLMTRQRSRPPTVRSSADLEAEEVNKLHRFKFKALELNRKILESAEDLKKPVVKEPTVPKGFELQIEKRLQERQTSQKPSEGEDKPHTFKAQPLLKKMLEGVVGLPEKQVLHPTVPESPAFTLKKRVRVDRKMEEAKIPSPVKAPPVPHFGLPFKPLLPENRHVEVCPFSFEERERERKALKEKRLEEMRNVEVPQFKAQPLPDFDSVVLPEKKKLEPTKPEPFRLLLDERGAVRSSRWEQMVKEEQKQQEQATVFKARPNTVTHKEPFQPKKEDHAAAVVEAFELATERRARERQEFERLASEKEALRALMEEEQRREEEQRQQEEIAKLRQEQVHKAQPIRHYRPVAVKKSEVPLTVPQSPNFSDRFRL; encoded by the exons ATGGCTGAAAGCGACTCCGGTGGAACCTTTGACCGCTATGAATTTGACGCCCCGTCTCACATCGTCGACCTCAACCAGCTGGAGACTGCAGACAACGACGATGAGTGGTTTG AGCAACAGGCGGGGGGAGCCGATTGTGACCTTAATACACCTTCGGGACCCGACTGCTCCTTCGTGAAAAGCGACTCACCTAACGTTCCCAGAGGTCAAGTTGAGACAGATGTGGCCACTG GTCCTGACACATCGACATCTCCACCTCCAAACATTGTGACATCCTGGGCTGCAGAAACTGAGAGTCAGACTGATCCCCAACCAAGGCTTAGGAGCGCTAATCAACCTCCTGCCCAACCACGCAG GGTTTCAAAACGTAAGGGGTCAACATGTGGTTCTGCCCCACCACCAACAACTGCACCACcatcaaagaaacacagaag GAGTCCTGTTGCCCAACTGATTAGAAAATCCAGGACTATCCTCCGCAGAAGTGGAGGGCTGAATGCCATGAGTGCACCTAAGACCCAGGAAGCAGCTTCCGATACTGCAAACGCAGG GCCATGTAGTTCTGAAGAGCAGGAGCTGGAGCGCATCAGGAATCTCCAGAAGAAAGTGGCTCTGCATCGTAAGAAGAACGAGACCAGCTACAAAGCTGCTCTGGCTGGCA AGCCACCACCAAAGAAGACAGCCCTGTCCACAACTGTGCCCAAAGAATTCCATTTCAACACAGACGGCCGTATGAAGGTGACCACTTCATCTAGTACAGCGCACAAGGAAGTGGACTTTATCAATCAGCTTCGTAAACCTTCCTCCCCA gtaAAGGCCAAGAAAGGTGCCACAGTACCCAAACCCTTCAACCTGTCGACAGGCAGCAAGAGAAAGCTGGAGGGGCCAGATGTCTATGTGCCCATGGCTCAGCAGATAGAGCAGTTCCAGAAACGAACCCCGGACCGCTACCATCTGCGCAGTCGCTGCAGTCTAGAGAGAG GGCCTTCCCCAGTGAAGGGTGACCACTTAAAGCTCACCCAGCCTCATACCCCACATCTGATGACTCGCCAGAGGAGCCGGCCACCCACAGTTAGGAGCAGTGCTGACCTGGAGGCTGAAGAGGTGAACAAGCTTCACAG GTTTAAATTCAAGGCCTTGGAGCTGAACAGGAAAATATTGGAGAGCGCAGAGGACTTAAAGAAGCCAGTAGTGAAGGAACCCACTGTACCTAAAGGCTTTGAGCTGCAGATTGAAAAAAGGCTCCAGGAGAGACAGACTTCCCAGAAGCCTTCAGAGGGCGAAGACAAGCCCCACACCTTTAAAGCTCAGCCTCTGCTCAAAAAGATGCTGGAAGGAGTAGTG GGGTTACCAGAAAAGCAAGTTCTGCATCCAACTGTTCCTGAGTCTCCAGCTTTCACCCTCAAGAAGAGGGTTCGTGTGGATCGCAAGATGGAGGAA GCAAAAATTCCTTCACCAGTCAAGGCCCCCCCAGTACCCCACTTTGGTCTCCCTTTCAAGCCCCTGCTACCTGAGAACCGCCATGTGGAGGTCTGTCCTTTCTCCTTTGAAGAGAGGGAACGAGAGAGGAAGGCACTGAAAGAGAAGCGGCTGGAGGAGATGCGAAATGTAGAG GTACCACAGTTCAAAGCCCAGCCACTGCCAGATTTTGACAGTGTGGTCCtacctgaaaagaaaaagctggAGCCAACGAAGCCAGAACCCTTCAGACTGCTCCTGGATGAGCGTGGCGCTGTCAGGAGCAGTCGCTGGGAACAGATG GTAAAAGAAGAGCAGAAACAACAAGAACAGGCGACAGTATTCAAAGCCAGGCCCAACACTGTCACTCATAAAGAGCCTTTCCAACCCAAAAAGGAGGATCACGCTGCAGCAG TTGTTGAAGCCTTTGAGCTGGCAACAGAGCGAAGGGCCCGGGAGCGGCAAGAGTTTGAGCGACTGGCCAGTGAAAAAGAGGCTCTCAGGGcactgatggaggaggagcagagacgagaggaggagcagagacagcaaGAGGAGATTGCCAAGCTGCGGCAAGAACAG GTTCACAAGGCTCAGCCCATCAGACACTACAGACCTGTAGCGGTGAAGAAGAGTGAAGTTCCTCTCACAGTTCCCCAGTCACCAAATTTCTCTGATCGTTTCCGCTTGTGA
- the LOC108900458 gene encoding rho-related GTP-binding protein RhoA-C: protein MAAIRKKLVIVGDGACGKTCLLIVFSKDQFPEVYVPTVFENYVADIEVDGKQVELALWDTAGQEDYDRLRPLSYPDTDVILMCFSIDSPDSLENIPEKWTPEVKHFCPNVPIILVGNKKDLRNDEHTRRELAKMKQEPVKSEEGREMANRINAFGYLECSAKTKDGVREVFEMATRAALQAKKRGKKSGCLLL from the exons ATGGCTGCAATCAGAAAGAAACTAGTGATAGTTGGTGATGGAGCCTGTGGCAAAACCTGTCTCCTCATAGTGTTCAGCAAAGATCAGTTCCCTGAGGTTTATGTGCCCACTGTGTTTGAAAACTACGTGGCAGATATTGAGGTGGATGGCAAACAG GTGGAGCTGGCTCTTTGGGACACAGCGGGTCAGGAGGACTACGACCGACTGAGACCTCTCTCCTATCCAGACACAGATGTCATTCTCATGTGTTTCTCCATTGACAGCCCTGACAGTTTAG AGAATATTCCAGAGAAGTGGACTCCTGAAGTCAAGCACTTCTGTCCCAACGTGCCCATTATTCTTGTGGGAAACAAGAAAGACCTGCGAAATGATGAGCACACACGCCGAGAGTTGGCTAAGATGAAACAG GAACCAGTGAAATCAGAAGAGGGGAGGGAAATGGCTAACCGGATCAATGCCTTTGGTTACTTGGAGTGTTCAGCCAAGACGAAGGATGGTGTAAGGGAGGTGTTTGAGATGGCCACCAGGGCAGCGCTGCAGGCCAAAAAACGAGGCAAGAAGAGTGGCTGCCTTCTTCTATAG
- the LOC108900454 gene encoding targeting protein for Xklp2 has protein sequence MAESDSGGTSDRYEFDAPSHIVDLNQLETADNDDEWFEQQAGGADCDLNTPSGPDCSFVKSDSPNVPRGQVETDVATGPDTSTSPPPNIVTSWAAETESQTDPQPRLRSANQPPAQPRRVSKRKGSTCGSAPPPTTAPPSKKHRRSPVAQLIRKSRTILRRSGGLNAMSAPKTQEAASNTANAGPCSSEEQELERIRNLQKKVALHRKKNETSYKAALAGKPPPKKTALSTTVPKEFHFNTDGRMKVTTSSSTAHKEVDFINQLRKPSSPVKAKKGATVPKPFNLSTGSKRKLEGPDVYVPMAQQIEQFQKRTPDRYHLRSRCSLERGPSPVKGDHLKLTQPHTPHLMTRQRSRPPTVRSSADLEAEEVDKLHRFKFKALELNRKILESAEDLKKPVVKEPTVPKGFELQIEKRLQERQTSQKPSEGEDKPHTFKAQPLLKKMLEGVVGLPEKQVLHPTVPESPAFTLKKRVRVDRKMEEAKIPSPVKAPPVPHFGLPFKPLLPENRHVEVCPFSFEERERERKALKEKRLEEMRNVEVPQFKAQPLPDFDSVVLPEKKKLEPTKPEPFRLLLDERGAVRSSRWEQMVKEEQKQQEQATVFKARPNTVTHKEPFQPKKEDHAAAVVEAFELATERRARERQEFERLASEKEALRALMEEEQRREEEQRQQEEIAKLRQEQVHKAQPIRHYRPVAVKKSEVPLTVPQSPNFSDRFRL, from the exons ATGGCTGAAAGCGACTCCGGTGGAACCTCTGACCGCTATGAATTTGACGCCCCGTCTCACATCGTCGACCTCAACCAGCTGGAGACTGCAGACAACGACGATGAGTGGTTTG AGCAACAGGCGGGGGGAGCCGATTGTGACCTTAATACACCTTCGGGACCCGACTGCTCCTTCGTGAAAAGCGACTCACCTAACGTTCCCAGAGGTCAAGTTGAGACAGATGTGGCCACTG GTCCTGACACATCGACATCTCCACCTCCAAACATTGTGACATCCTGGGCTGCAGAAACTGAGAGTCAGACTGATCCCCAACCAAGGCTTAGGAGCGCTAATCAACCTCCTGCCCAACCACGCAG GGTTTCAAAACGTAAGGGGTCAACATGTGGTTCTGCCCCACCACCAACAACTGCACCACcatcaaagaaacacagaag GAGTCCTGTTGCCCAACTGATTAGAAAATCCAGGACTATCCTCCGCAGAAGTGGAGGGCTGAATGCCATGAGTGCACCTAAGACCCAGGAAGCAGCTTCCAATACTGCAAACGCAGG GCCATGTAGTTCTGAAGAGCAGGAGCTGGAGCGCATCAGGAATCTCCAGAAGAAAGTGGCTCTGCATCGTAAGAAGAACGAGACCAGCTACAAAGCTGCTCTGGCTGGCA AGCCACCACCAAAGAAGACAGCCCTGTCCACAACTGTGCCCAAAGAATTCCATTTCAACACAGACGGCCGTATGAAGGTGACCACTTCATCTAGTACAGCGCACAAGGAAGTGGACTTTATCAATCAGCTTCGTAAACCTTCCTCCCCA gtaAAGGCCAAGAAAGGTGCCACAGTACCCAAACCCTTCAACCTGTCGACAGGCAGCAAGAGAAAGCTGGAGGGGCCAGATGTCTATGTGCCCATGGCTCAGCAGATAGAGCAGTTCCAGAAACGAACCCCGGACCGCTACCATCTGCGCAGTCGCTGCAGTCTAGAGAGAG GGCCTTCCCCAGTGAAGGGTGACCACTTAAAGCTCACCCAGCCTCATACCCCACATCTGATGACTCGCCAGAGGAGCCGGCCACCCACAGTTAGGAGCAGTGCTGACCTGGAGGCTGAAGAGGTGGACAAGCTTCACAG GTTTAAATTCAAGGCCTTGGAGCTGAACAGGAAAATATTGGAGAGCGCAGAGGACTTAAAGAAGCCAGTAGTGAAGGAACCCACTGTACCTAAAGGCTTTGAGCTGCAGATTGAAAAAAGGCTCCAGGAGAGACAGACTTCCCAGAAGCCTTCAGAGGGCGAAGACAAGCCCCACACCTTTAAAGCTCAGCCTCTGCTCAAAAAGATGCTGGAAGGAGTAGTG GGGTTACCAGAAAAGCAAGTTCTGCATCCAACTGTTCCTGAGTCTCCAGCTTTCACCCTCAAGAAGAGGGTTCGTGTGGATCGCAAGATGGAGGAA GCAAAAATTCCTTCACCAGTCAAGGCCCCCCCAGTACCCCACTTTGGTCTCCCTTTCAAGCCCCTGCTACCTGAGAACCGCCATGTGGAGGTCTGTCCTTTCTCCTTTGAAGAGAGGGAACGAGAGAGGAAGGCACTGAAAGAGAAGCGGCTGGAGGAGATGCGAAATGTAGAG GTACCACAGTTCAAAGCCCAGCCACTGCCAGATTTTGACAGTGTGGTCCtacctgaaaagaaaaagctggAGCCAACGAAGCCAGAACCCTTCAGACTGCTCCTGGATGAGCGTGGCGCTGTCAGGAGCAGTCGCTGGGAACAGATG GTAAAAGAAGAGCAGAAACAACAAGAACAGGCGACAGTATTCAAAGCCAGGCCCAACACTGTCACTCATAAAGAGCCTTTCCAACCCAAAAAGGAGGATCACGCTGCAGCAG TTGTTGAAGCCTTTGAGCTGGCAACAGAGCGAAGGGCCCGGGAGCGGCAGGAGTTTGAGCGACTGGCCAGTGAGAAAGAGGCTCTCAGGGcactgatggaggaggagcagagacgagaggaggagcagagacagcaaGAGGAGATTGCCAAGCTGCGGCAAGAACAG GTTCACAAGGCTCAGCCCATCAGACACTACAGACCTGTAGCAGTGAAGAAGAGTGAAGTTCCTCTCACAGTTCCCCAGTCACCAAATTTCTCTGATCGTTTCCGCTTGTGA
- the LOC108900453 gene encoding targeting protein for Xklp2 isoform X1: MAESDSGGTFDRYEFDAPSHIVDLNQLETADNDDEWFEQQAGGADCDLNTPSGPDCSFVKSDSPNVPRGQVETDVATGPDTSTSPPPNIVTSWAAETESQTDPQPRLRSANQPPAQPRRVSKRKGSTCGSAPPPTTAPPSKKHRRSPVAQLIRKSRTILRRSGGLNAMSAPKTQEAASDTANAGPCSSEEQELERIRNLQKKVALHRKKNETSYKAALAGKPPPKKTALSTTVPKEFHFNTDGRMKVTTSSSTAHKEVDFINQLRKPSSPVKAKKGATVPKPFNLSTGSKRKLEGPDVYVPMAQQIEQFQKRTPDRYHLRSRCSLERGPSPVKGDHLKLTQPHTPHLMTRQRSRPPTVRSSADLEAEEVNKLHRFKFKALELNRKILESAEDLKKPVVKEPTVPKGFELQIEKRLQERQTSQKPSEGEDKPHTFKAQPLLKKMLEGVVGLPEKQVLHPTVPESPAFTLKKRVRVDRKMEEAKIPSPVKAPPVPHFGLPFKPLLPENRHVEVCPFSFEERERERKALKEKRLEEMRNVEVPQFKAQPLPDFDSVVLPEKKKLEPTKPEPFRLLLDERGAVRSSRWEQMVKEEQKQQEQATVFKARPNTVTHKEPFQPKKEDHAAAGIDCSTVVEAFELATERRARERQEFERLASEKEALRALMEEEQRREEEQRQQEEIAKLRQEQVHKAQPIRHYRPVAVKKSEVPLTVPQSPNFSDRFRL, from the exons ATGGCTGAAAGCGACTCCGGTGGAACCTTTGACCGCTATGAATTTGACGCCCCGTCTCACATCGTCGACCTCAACCAGCTGGAGACTGCAGACAACGACGATGAGTGGTTTG AGCAACAGGCGGGGGGAGCCGATTGTGACCTTAATACACCTTCGGGACCCGACTGCTCCTTCGTGAAAAGCGACTCACCTAACGTTCCCAGAGGTCAAGTTGAGACAGATGTGGCCACTG GTCCTGACACATCGACATCTCCACCTCCAAACATTGTGACATCCTGGGCTGCAGAAACTGAGAGTCAGACTGATCCCCAACCAAGGCTTAGGAGCGCTAATCAACCTCCTGCCCAACCACGCAG GGTTTCAAAACGTAAGGGGTCAACATGTGGTTCTGCCCCACCACCAACAACTGCACCACcatcaaagaaacacagaag GAGTCCTGTTGCCCAACTGATTAGAAAATCCAGGACTATCCTCCGCAGAAGTGGAGGGCTGAATGCCATGAGTGCACCTAAGACCCAGGAAGCAGCTTCCGATACTGCAAACGCAGG GCCATGTAGTTCTGAAGAGCAGGAGCTGGAGCGCATCAGGAATCTCCAGAAGAAAGTGGCTCTGCATCGTAAGAAGAACGAGACCAGCTACAAAGCTGCTCTGGCTGGCA AGCCACCACCAAAGAAGACAGCCCTGTCCACAACTGTGCCCAAAGAATTCCATTTCAACACAGACGGCCGTATGAAGGTGACCACTTCATCTAGTACAGCGCACAAGGAAGTGGACTTTATCAATCAGCTTCGTAAACCTTCCTCCCCA gtaAAGGCCAAGAAAGGTGCCACAGTACCCAAACCCTTCAACCTGTCGACAGGCAGCAAGAGAAAGCTGGAGGGGCCAGATGTCTATGTGCCCATGGCTCAGCAGATAGAGCAGTTCCAGAAACGAACCCCGGACCGCTACCATCTGCGCAGTCGCTGCAGTCTAGAGAGAG GGCCTTCCCCAGTGAAGGGTGACCACTTAAAGCTCACCCAGCCTCATACCCCACATCTGATGACTCGCCAGAGGAGCCGGCCACCCACAGTTAGGAGCAGTGCTGACCTGGAGGCTGAAGAGGTGAACAAGCTTCACAG GTTTAAATTCAAGGCCTTGGAGCTGAACAGGAAAATATTGGAGAGCGCAGAGGACTTAAAGAAGCCAGTAGTGAAGGAACCCACTGTACCTAAAGGCTTTGAGCTGCAGATTGAAAAAAGGCTCCAGGAGAGACAGACTTCCCAGAAGCCTTCAGAGGGCGAAGACAAGCCCCACACCTTTAAAGCTCAGCCTCTGCTCAAAAAGATGCTGGAAGGAGTAGTG GGGTTACCAGAAAAGCAAGTTCTGCATCCAACTGTTCCTGAGTCTCCAGCTTTCACCCTCAAGAAGAGGGTTCGTGTGGATCGCAAGATGGAGGAA GCAAAAATTCCTTCACCAGTCAAGGCCCCCCCAGTACCCCACTTTGGTCTCCCTTTCAAGCCCCTGCTACCTGAGAACCGCCATGTGGAGGTCTGTCCTTTCTCCTTTGAAGAGAGGGAACGAGAGAGGAAGGCACTGAAAGAGAAGCGGCTGGAGGAGATGCGAAATGTAGAG GTACCACAGTTCAAAGCCCAGCCACTGCCAGATTTTGACAGTGTGGTCCtacctgaaaagaaaaagctggAGCCAACGAAGCCAGAACCCTTCAGACTGCTCCTGGATGAGCGTGGCGCTGTCAGGAGCAGTCGCTGGGAACAGATG GTAAAAGAAGAGCAGAAACAACAAGAACAGGCGACAGTATTCAAAGCCAGGCCCAACACTGTCACTCATAAAGAGCCTTTCCAACCCAAAAAGGAGGATCACGCTGCAGCAG GCATTGATTGTTCCACAGTTGTTGAAGCCTTTGAGCTGGCAACAGAGCGAAGGGCCCGGGAGCGGCAAGAGTTTGAGCGACTGGCCAGTGAAAAAGAGGCTCTCAGGGcactgatggaggaggagcagagacgagaggaggagcagagacagcaaGAGGAGATTGCCAAGCTGCGGCAAGAACAG GTTCACAAGGCTCAGCCCATCAGACACTACAGACCTGTAGCGGTGAAGAAGAGTGAAGTTCCTCTCACAGTTCCCCAGTCACCAAATTTCTCTGATCGTTTCCGCTTGTGA